Proteins encoded together in one Myxococcales bacterium window:
- a CDS encoding FAD-dependent oxidoreductase codes for MIRSVDIVLSPREAASETRVREAAIRAAKIPKGEVRDTRIVKRSIDGRAREPRVQLRVEISTDAPFEPAVTTPPELPDVRKKPVVVIVGAGPGGLFAALRAIELGLRPIVLERGRDVRARRRDLAAITQRGIVDPDSNYCFGEGGAGTYSDGKLYTRSGKRGDVGRILATLVAYGASPDILVDAHPHIGTNKLPGIIVAIREGIERAGGEVRFEARVTELRIVDGAVRGVVLRDGTKVDADRVVLATGHSARDIFEMLARQGIAIERKDFALGVRVEHPQSVIDQIRYHAKVRDPLLPPASYSAVEQVDGLGVYSFCMCPGGIIAPCATSPGEIVTNGWSPSKRNNPFANSGVVVEVRGPKGDGGPLSGVAYQAAIERAAWEAGGRTQVAPAQRLVDFCEGRASSSLPVCSYPPGITAARLDELLPKEIGDRLRAGLRTFGAKMRGYYTNDAVVVGVESRTSSPVRVPRDPETLEHPGVRGLFPCGEGAGYAGGIVSAAIDGERVAERIFALYPA; via the coding sequence GTGATCCGATCGGTCGACATCGTGCTCTCGCCGCGCGAGGCCGCCTCGGAGACACGCGTCCGCGAGGCCGCGATCCGCGCCGCCAAGATCCCGAAAGGCGAGGTCCGCGACACGCGGATCGTGAAGCGCTCGATCGACGGGCGCGCGCGCGAGCCTCGTGTGCAGCTCCGGGTCGAGATCTCGACCGACGCGCCGTTCGAGCCCGCGGTCACTACGCCCCCCGAGCTCCCCGACGTCCGGAAGAAGCCCGTCGTGGTCATCGTCGGTGCTGGGCCCGGAGGCCTCTTCGCTGCGCTGCGCGCGATCGAGCTCGGCCTCCGCCCCATCGTGCTCGAGCGAGGGCGCGACGTGCGCGCGAGGCGGCGCGACCTCGCGGCGATCACGCAGCGTGGGATCGTCGATCCGGACAGCAACTACTGCTTCGGCGAAGGGGGCGCGGGCACCTACAGCGACGGAAAGCTCTACACACGCAGCGGCAAACGCGGCGACGTGGGCCGCATCCTCGCGACGCTGGTCGCCTACGGCGCGAGCCCCGACATCCTCGTCGACGCGCACCCGCACATCGGCACCAACAAGCTCCCCGGCATCATCGTCGCGATCCGCGAGGGCATCGAGCGCGCGGGCGGCGAGGTGCGCTTCGAGGCGCGGGTCACGGAGCTCCGCATCGTCGACGGGGCCGTGCGCGGGGTCGTCCTCCGCGACGGGACCAAGGTCGACGCGGACCGGGTCGTGCTCGCGACCGGCCACTCGGCACGTGACATCTTCGAGATGCTCGCGCGCCAGGGGATCGCCATCGAGCGCAAGGATTTTGCCCTCGGCGTGCGCGTGGAGCACCCGCAGAGCGTCATCGACCAGATCCGGTACCACGCGAAGGTGCGTGATCCGCTGTTGCCTCCCGCGAGCTACTCCGCGGTCGAGCAGGTCGACGGGCTCGGGGTCTACTCGTTCTGCATGTGCCCGGGCGGGATCATCGCCCCGTGTGCGACGAGCCCGGGCGAGATCGTGACGAACGGGTGGAGCCCCAGCAAGCGCAACAACCCCTTCGCCAACTCCGGCGTCGTCGTCGAGGTGCGCGGCCCGAAGGGCGACGGTGGCCCCCTCTCCGGTGTCGCCTACCAAGCCGCGATCGAGCGCGCGGCGTGGGAGGCCGGTGGGCGCACCCAGGTGGCCCCCGCGCAGCGCCTCGTCGACTTCTGCGAGGGGCGCGCGTCGTCGAGCCTGCCCGTGTGCAGCTACCCGCCGGGCATCACGGCCGCGCGGCTCGACGAGCTCTTGCCCAAGGAGATCGGCGATCGCCTGCGCGCGGGCCTCCGAACCTTCGGGGCCAAGATGCGTGGGTACTACACCAACGACGCGGTCGTCGTCGGGGTCGAGTCGCGCACGTCGTCGCCCGTGAGGGTCCCTCGCGATCCGGAGACGCTCGAGCACCCCGGCGTGCGCGGCCTCTTCCCCTGCGGCGAGGGCGCGGGGTACGCCGGGGGCATCGTGTCCGCGGCGATCGACGGCGAGCGCGTGGCCGAGCGCATCTTCGCCCTCTACCCGGCCTGA
- a CDS encoding thioredoxin domain-containing protein → MAHAAPPPGDGRPKNRLAQAASPYLRQHAHNPVDWHPWGDEALALARRDDRPILLSVGYSACHWCHVMERESFDDPKIAAAMNASFVCIKVDREEMPDLDHVYQLAVQLLGRSGGWPLTVFLTPDLRPFFGGTYFPPNDRHGLPGFAKVLSAVAGAWADKRADVLEQASDLAAAISRITRSVGDASSPGPDLLARACQKLAVRFDAENGGFGQRPKFPNTMPLELMLRHGLASGDVSWEMRVSAALSAMQDGGIYDHLGGGFHRYSTDEAWRVPHFEKMLYDNALLLRLYTDAARALENGGYEATARGIVAWARARMTHPEGGLFASEDADSEGEEGTFYVFSPADVRAAIPDEARADLVLAHYGVDEAGNFEKSGKTVLSIQKSVARLSIERGVPPSEVSASLDRAREELRDFREKRPRPFRDEKVLTSWNALFVSALAEAGGAFDDPSFVADAEAAFGYLERTLVRDTAEGLAVHRHAFEGAPAGLGFLDDYAFLANAALDLYEVTGTSRYAALARRLGEAIRARFVDGEVGLVLTEAGRDDLLVRPKETHDGSVPSGASMACRALLRLGALGFTELSAVAERELSQLTGRALENPFGFGQALCELDRVVRGSVDVVLVGPREDARTRALAREVFRVYVPNRTVAWVDPSDSGSVEVCPALAEGKAPGEVPVAYVCRGRACSAPVATPEALGALLVGT, encoded by the coding sequence ATGGCACACGCGGCCCCGCCGCCCGGCGATGGGCGCCCGAAGAACAGGCTCGCGCAGGCGGCCTCGCCCTACCTGCGGCAGCACGCGCACAACCCCGTCGACTGGCACCCCTGGGGAGACGAGGCCCTCGCGCTGGCTCGCAGGGACGACCGCCCGATCTTGCTCAGCGTCGGCTACTCGGCCTGCCACTGGTGCCACGTCATGGAGCGCGAGAGCTTCGACGACCCGAAGATCGCCGCGGCCATGAACGCCTCGTTCGTGTGCATCAAGGTCGACCGCGAGGAGATGCCGGACCTCGATCACGTCTACCAGCTCGCCGTGCAGCTCCTCGGCCGCTCGGGCGGTTGGCCGCTCACCGTGTTCCTCACGCCCGACCTCCGCCCGTTCTTCGGCGGCACGTACTTTCCGCCGAACGATCGCCACGGCCTCCCCGGCTTCGCCAAGGTGCTCTCCGCCGTGGCGGGCGCGTGGGCCGACAAACGCGCCGACGTGCTCGAACAGGCGAGCGATCTCGCGGCCGCCATCAGCCGCATCACGCGCAGCGTGGGAGACGCGTCGAGCCCCGGCCCGGACCTGCTCGCGCGCGCCTGCCAGAAGCTCGCCGTGCGCTTCGACGCGGAGAACGGCGGCTTCGGTCAGAGGCCCAAGTTCCCGAACACGATGCCCCTCGAGCTCATGCTCCGGCACGGTCTCGCGTCTGGAGACGTGTCCTGGGAGATGCGTGTGTCGGCGGCCCTCTCGGCCATGCAGGACGGTGGCATCTACGATCACCTCGGGGGCGGCTTTCACCGCTACTCGACCGACGAGGCGTGGCGCGTGCCGCACTTCGAGAAGATGCTCTACGACAACGCGCTGCTCCTCCGCCTCTACACCGACGCGGCCCGCGCCCTCGAGAACGGCGGGTACGAGGCTACGGCGCGCGGCATCGTCGCGTGGGCGCGTGCGCGCATGACACACCCCGAGGGTGGGCTCTTCGCCTCGGAGGACGCGGACTCGGAGGGGGAGGAGGGCACGTTCTACGTCTTCTCTCCGGCCGACGTGCGCGCGGCGATCCCCGACGAAGCGCGCGCCGACCTCGTGCTCGCTCACTACGGCGTCGACGAGGCCGGCAACTTCGAGAAGTCGGGCAAGACGGTGCTCTCGATCCAGAAGTCGGTCGCGCGCCTCTCGATCGAGCGCGGCGTGCCCCCGAGCGAGGTGTCGGCGTCCCTCGATCGGGCCCGCGAGGAGCTCCGAGACTTCCGAGAGAAGCGCCCGAGGCCCTTCCGTGACGAGAAGGTGCTCACGTCGTGGAACGCGCTGTTCGTGTCGGCCCTCGCCGAGGCGGGCGGTGCCTTCGACGATCCTTCGTTCGTCGCCGACGCCGAGGCCGCGTTCGGCTACCTCGAACGAACGTTGGTTCGAGACACGGCAGAAGGTCTCGCGGTGCACCGCCACGCGTTCGAGGGCGCGCCCGCAGGCCTCGGGTTCTTGGACGACTACGCCTTCCTCGCGAACGCCGCGCTCGACCTCTACGAGGTCACGGGCACGTCGCGCTACGCCGCGCTCGCGCGCCGCCTCGGAGAGGCCATCCGCGCTCGATTCGTGGACGGCGAGGTGGGCCTCGTGCTCACCGAGGCCGGTCGCGACGACCTGCTCGTGCGCCCGAAAGAGACCCACGATGGCTCCGTGCCGAGCGGCGCGTCGATGGCGTGCCGCGCGCTCCTCCGGTTGGGGGCGCTCGGGTTCACGGAGCTCTCTGCCGTGGCGGAGCGCGAGCTGTCCCAGCTCACGGGGCGCGCGCTGGAGAACCCGTTCGGCTTCGGGCAGGCCCTCTGCGAGCTCGACCGCGTCGTGCGTGGGTCGGTCGACGTGGTGCTCGTGGGCCCGCGCGAGGACGCGCGTACGAGGGCGCTCGCTCGGGAGGTGTTCCGGGTCTACGTGCCGAACCGCACCGTCGCGTGGGTCGACCCGAGCGACTCGGGATCGGTCGAGGTATGTCCCGCGTTGGCCGAGGGCAAGGCGCCGGGCGAGGTGCCCGTGGCGTACGTGTGCCGGGGCCGCGCGTGCTCGGCGCCGGTCGCGACCCCCGAGGCGCTCGGGGCCCTGCTCGTGGGCACGTGA
- a CDS encoding FHA domain-containing protein, translating to MITCPKCFKENQDHYKFCLGCGAELPRDVAPKPFTGNTPPHGIQAAQPAAPAFTPQREPSQPAFSASPQPAFQVAPAQPAFSPPPQAAQPAPAPAPAAGPTPCPQCGHPNGPNNLFCGSCGFRLGGAKSNVAAPAVAAAPVHGQVVLTALRADGSEAGSYTLPDAAHLYVGRETGHIFASDSYLSPRHASFTRSGGTLTVKDEGSLNGVYRKLTRDVPVELRPNDVFRIGQEIIRFEPIQHAPPSPDGVERLGSPSKGYVGRIALIIGRETTGNAFPVPESGMHLGRERGDVLFPEDGYVSGLHCRLAWDKGKLFLTDLGSSNGTFMRLREETEVRTGDVLLMGQQLFRLSL from the coding sequence GTGATCACGTGCCCGAAGTGCTTCAAGGAAAACCAGGACCACTACAAGTTCTGCCTCGGCTGCGGAGCCGAGCTGCCTAGGGACGTGGCCCCCAAGCCGTTCACCGGCAACACCCCGCCTCATGGCATCCAGGCCGCCCAGCCTGCCGCCCCGGCGTTCACCCCCCAACGCGAGCCCTCGCAGCCGGCCTTCAGCGCGTCGCCCCAGCCGGCCTTCCAGGTCGCGCCGGCGCAGCCCGCGTTCAGCCCGCCGCCGCAGGCAGCGCAACCCGCGCCCGCGCCTGCACCCGCAGCGGGTCCCACGCCGTGCCCGCAGTGCGGCCACCCGAACGGGCCCAACAACCTCTTCTGCGGCTCCTGCGGGTTCCGCCTCGGCGGCGCGAAGTCGAACGTGGCCGCCCCCGCCGTTGCCGCTGCGCCCGTGCACGGTCAGGTCGTGCTGACGGCCCTCCGCGCCGACGGGTCCGAAGCGGGCTCGTACACGCTCCCCGACGCCGCTCACCTCTACGTCGGCCGCGAGACGGGCCACATCTTCGCGTCGGACAGCTACCTCTCGCCGCGGCACGCGAGCTTCACCCGCAGCGGTGGCACCCTCACGGTCAAAGACGAGGGCTCGCTCAACGGTGTCTACCGCAAGCTCACGCGCGACGTGCCCGTCGAGCTCCGCCCGAACGACGTCTTCCGCATCGGCCAGGAGATCATTCGCTTCGAGCCCATCCAGCACGCGCCCCCCTCGCCCGATGGCGTCGAGCGGCTCGGCTCGCCCTCGAAGGGGTACGTCGGCCGCATCGCGCTCATCATCGGCCGCGAGACCACCGGCAACGCGTTCCCGGTGCCCGAGTCGGGCATGCACCTCGGTCGCGAGCGCGGCGACGTGCTCTTCCCCGAGGACGGCTACGTGTCGGGCCTCCACTGTCGCCTCGCGTGGGACAAGGGCAAGCTCTTCTTGACCGACCTCGGCAGCTCGAACGGCACCTTCATGCGTCTCCGCGAAGAGACCGAGGTGCGGACCGGCGACGTGCTCCTCATGGGGCAGCAGCTCTTCCGGTTGAGCCTCTAG
- a CDS encoding (deoxy)nucleoside triphosphate pyrophosphohydrolase has product MSAGGASPHRTIRVVAAVVEKDGFYLITQRRASAVLPLMWEFPGGKVEAGETDGAALKREVMHRLGAEIECGKLISFVSHPYEHYSVDLFLYECHLTKDTLEPRAVNAFKWVLSSDFDQYPFTPADEASMNKLLGV; this is encoded by the coding sequence ATGTCGGCCGGGGGCGCATCGCCGCATCGCACGATCCGTGTCGTGGCCGCCGTCGTCGAGAAGGACGGCTTCTACCTCATCACGCAGCGTCGTGCGTCGGCCGTGCTCCCGCTCATGTGGGAGTTCCCCGGCGGCAAGGTCGAGGCCGGCGAGACCGACGGCGCGGCCCTGAAGCGCGAGGTCATGCACAGGCTCGGCGCCGAGATCGAGTGCGGCAAGCTCATCTCGTTCGTCAGCCACCCGTACGAGCACTACTCGGTCGATCTCTTCCTTTACGAGTGCCACCTCACGAAGGACACCCTCGAGCCCCGCGCGGTCAACGCGTTCAAGTGGGTGCTCTCGAGCGACTTCGATCAGTACCCGTTCACCCCGGCCGACGAGGCCTCGATGAACAAGCTCCTCGGCGTCTGA
- a CDS encoding WD40 repeat domain-containing protein, with the protein MSLSKLAYGPDALALVTFDGKELLANDAQTEAPKWRLALSEGIVALHFVDSDALPGGSGGGSPWRRSSAGCTLVVVDEAGGVHTVDPMLGQVVAKVAPLGAPFASAAGACGFALATKDTIHLWRRGESFEIEARVSAMAFSNDGATLVYAEEDGRLRFLALEGSKPPKETARAIVHAGVTCLTQHPSGTWLVGGETGLWAVKDARDRRIDAVSSKVVGLALDDTGARIAVQMSDLRVLVLAWPSLTLEAEVLSPERAVRGLAFGPGDVLGLAFDAGDAVKVDVVTSSTQRTEPHAGREARSFRLSVRGKKEILSEKEAEELNRMKALLDAPKGGSSNGARIGISAGISLVLLAMRLVLAGSRGSTYSPPPYDFTKTPAYTAKCNRACAEQRLRSLEAYCGTRPFAVDAHEATTAFVAGDCARAKAALAKVSFPEGSTEPMDVLGRAERLLANVGLTEACSSDPSLVANAHAPKLVTLRGTPGAALLAATTEPIPAAGGAQGGESPGTLWVAPDETIFVATMEATGKRSFVHRRDTRGTWDVIAVRHSPVPAKMWGRSATDMYVLDRDSLAHFDGARLTEVDVPLSTTYALAGVGGDLVVTGMADGDAGARGGSERALRYRLGKWTPEPTLKGLVPESLWSAGSAGTWGFAFDNVKTRVLFRSPSGAWAERAAPPGGLEDTPSVWATSSGETFFGTQDGVFRTDSRGTAWTHVGEPGAVMALWGRAANDVFALTPSGLSHYDGKTWLGAFVGKAQLLGGTAESVVLVVDE; encoded by the coding sequence ATGTCACTGTCGAAGCTCGCCTACGGTCCGGATGCGCTCGCCCTCGTCACGTTCGACGGAAAAGAGCTGCTCGCCAACGACGCGCAGACCGAGGCCCCCAAGTGGCGGCTCGCGCTCTCGGAGGGCATCGTTGCGCTCCACTTCGTGGACTCCGACGCGCTGCCGGGCGGTTCTGGAGGGGGGAGCCCGTGGCGAAGGTCGTCGGCCGGGTGCACTCTCGTCGTCGTCGACGAGGCCGGTGGGGTCCACACCGTCGATCCGATGCTCGGTCAGGTCGTCGCGAAGGTCGCTCCGCTCGGCGCGCCGTTCGCGTCGGCTGCGGGCGCCTGCGGGTTCGCGCTCGCGACGAAAGACACGATTCACCTGTGGCGGCGCGGGGAGAGCTTCGAGATCGAGGCGCGTGTCTCGGCGATGGCGTTCTCGAACGACGGCGCCACGCTCGTGTACGCCGAAGAGGACGGGAGGCTGCGATTTCTCGCGCTCGAAGGCTCGAAGCCACCGAAGGAGACGGCGCGGGCGATCGTCCATGCGGGCGTCACGTGCCTCACGCAGCACCCGAGCGGCACGTGGCTCGTGGGCGGAGAGACGGGGCTCTGGGCCGTGAAGGACGCGCGGGACCGGCGCATCGACGCCGTGTCGTCCAAGGTCGTAGGCCTCGCGCTGGACGATACGGGCGCGAGAATCGCCGTGCAGATGTCGGACCTCCGCGTGCTCGTGTTGGCGTGGCCGAGCCTCACTCTGGAGGCCGAGGTGCTCTCCCCGGAGCGTGCGGTGCGCGGGCTCGCGTTCGGCCCGGGAGACGTGCTCGGGCTCGCGTTCGACGCGGGAGATGCCGTCAAGGTCGACGTCGTCACCTCGAGCACGCAGCGCACCGAACCGCACGCCGGCCGAGAGGCGCGCAGCTTTCGCCTCTCGGTGCGCGGCAAGAAGGAGATCCTCTCGGAGAAAGAGGCCGAGGAGCTGAACCGGATGAAGGCCCTCCTGGATGCGCCGAAAGGAGGCTCCTCGAACGGCGCACGCATCGGGATAAGCGCCGGGATCTCGCTCGTCTTGCTCGCCATGAGGCTCGTGCTCGCAGGCAGCCGGGGGTCGACGTACAGCCCTCCTCCCTACGACTTCACCAAGACCCCGGCGTACACGGCAAAGTGCAACCGCGCGTGCGCCGAGCAACGGCTCCGCTCGCTCGAGGCCTACTGCGGGACGAGGCCGTTCGCGGTCGACGCGCACGAAGCCACCACGGCGTTCGTCGCGGGAGACTGCGCGAGGGCCAAGGCCGCGCTCGCGAAGGTCTCGTTCCCCGAAGGCTCCACGGAGCCCATGGACGTCCTCGGTCGCGCCGAGCGGCTCTTGGCCAACGTAGGGCTCACCGAGGCGTGCAGCTCGGATCCGTCCCTCGTCGCCAACGCGCACGCCCCGAAGCTCGTGACGCTGCGAGGGACGCCAGGCGCAGCGCTGCTCGCAGCGACGACGGAGCCCATCCCCGCAGCGGGCGGAGCCCAAGGAGGAGAGTCGCCGGGCACGCTGTGGGTCGCGCCGGACGAGACGATCTTCGTCGCGACGATGGAAGCTACGGGGAAGCGGAGCTTCGTCCATCGGCGCGACACGCGCGGCACCTGGGACGTCATCGCCGTACGTCACAGCCCCGTGCCCGCCAAGATGTGGGGGCGCAGCGCGACCGACATGTACGTCCTCGATCGGGACTCGCTCGCGCACTTCGACGGCGCGAGGCTCACGGAGGTCGACGTACCCCTCTCGACGACCTACGCGCTCGCGGGCGTCGGTGGCGATCTCGTGGTCACGGGCATGGCCGACGGGGACGCCGGGGCGCGCGGGGGCTCGGAGCGCGCGCTCCGTTACCGCCTCGGGAAATGGACGCCGGAGCCCACGCTCAAGGGGCTCGTGCCCGAGTCGTTGTGGTCCGCCGGGAGCGCCGGGACGTGGGGCTTCGCGTTCGACAACGTGAAGACGCGCGTCCTCTTCCGGAGCCCGAGCGGCGCGTGGGCCGAGCGCGCGGCCCCGCCCGGTGGCCTCGAGGACACCCCGTCCGTGTGGGCGACCTCCTCGGGCGAGACCTTCTTCGGCACGCAAGACGGCGTGTTTCGAACGGACAGCCGCGGGACCGCCTGGACGCACGTCGGAGAGCCCGGGGCAGTCATGGCGCTGTGGGGACGGGCAGCGAACGACGTCTTCGCGCTCACCCCGAGTGGGCTCTCGCACTACGACGGCAAGACGTGGTTGGGGGCCTTCGTGGGCAAGGCGCAGCTCCTCGGCGGCACGGCAGAGAGCGTCGTGCTCGTCGTCGACGAGTGA